One segment of Aulosira sp. FACHB-615 DNA contains the following:
- a CDS encoding endonuclease MutS2 — translation MIQAETLELLEWHRLCQHLATFAATKLGAIASTNLPIPTSQSVSEQLLAQTKEVYQLESRLTTSLSFDGIQDIGDSIERAELRGILAGDELLAIATTLAGARNLRRVIDNQEDIPVLTELVADLRTYPELEQEIHRCIDERGTVADRASQKLSEIREDLRRLRSQINQKLHNILQAKSNAVQEQLITQRGDRFVIPVKASHKDVIPGIVHDTSTSGVTLYVEPNSIVPMGNQLRQTLKREQAEEEAIRRVLTEQVAAVTPDLERLLAIVTTLDLAAARSRYSYWLKANPPRFINRDEKEIITLRQLRHPLLVWQQQHEQGHGVIPVDLLVSPHIKVVTITGPNTGGKTVTLKTLGLAALMAKVGLFIPAREPVEMPWFDQILADIGDEQSLQQSLSTFSGHIRRISRILNALENDSQLPTPHSLVLLDEVGAGTDPAEGSALAIALLQYLAEHAQLTIATTHFGELKALKYEDARFENASVEFDEATLSPTYRLLWGIPGRSNALAIALRLGLKPEVVENAKTQVGEASDEVNQVIAGLEAQRRRQETKAAEAQKLLQQAERLYKEVSDKAASLEEREKSLRVSQEMAVQQAIAQAKGEIAQVIRRLQQGTPTAQDAQQATNALNQITQKYQPAPAPKPKIGFMPKVGDRIRISQFGQTAEVLTAPDEDGELNVRFGIMKMTVKLQDIESLDGQKAEPIVKPKPTPAPTTPPPQAAPAIRTSKNTVDLRGKRVADAEIELDKAISEANGPIWIIHGHGTGKLRQGVHAFLQQHPRVSSYEPAEQADGGSGVTIAHVS, via the coding sequence TTGATCCAAGCGGAAACTTTAGAACTACTCGAATGGCATCGCCTCTGCCAGCATTTGGCGACATTTGCGGCTACTAAGCTAGGGGCGATCGCATCCACTAATTTACCAATTCCGACATCACAGTCAGTCAGTGAGCAGTTATTAGCACAAACTAAAGAAGTTTACCAACTGGAAAGTCGGCTGACTACAAGCTTATCTTTTGATGGTATTCAAGATATTGGCGATTCTATCGAACGCGCCGAACTCCGAGGGATTTTGGCTGGCGATGAATTACTGGCGATCGCAACTACCCTGGCTGGTGCGAGAAATTTACGGCGTGTAATTGATAACCAAGAAGATATACCAGTATTAACTGAGTTAGTTGCCGATTTACGCACTTACCCAGAATTAGAACAGGAAATCCATCGTTGTATTGATGAACGGGGGACTGTAGCTGATCGTGCTAGTCAAAAGCTGAGTGAAATCCGCGAAGATTTGCGGCGATTACGCAGTCAAATTAACCAAAAACTGCATAATATTTTACAAGCAAAATCCAACGCTGTTCAAGAACAATTAATTACGCAACGGGGCGATCGCTTTGTGATCCCAGTCAAAGCCAGTCACAAAGATGTAATTCCCGGTATTGTTCACGATACTTCTACCAGTGGCGTGACTTTGTACGTGGAACCTAATTCTATCGTGCCGATGGGTAATCAGTTGCGACAAACGTTGAAGCGAGAGCAAGCAGAAGAAGAAGCGATACGTCGTGTTTTGACTGAGCAAGTCGCAGCCGTCACCCCAGATTTAGAAAGGCTACTAGCAATTGTGACTACCTTAGATTTAGCGGCGGCGCGATCGCGTTATAGTTACTGGCTAAAAGCAAATCCCCCCAGATTTATTAACCGTGACGAAAAAGAAATCATCACCTTACGCCAGTTGCGTCACCCTTTGTTAGTTTGGCAACAACAGCACGAACAAGGACACGGCGTAATTCCTGTAGATTTACTGGTTAGTCCCCATATTAAGGTAGTGACTATTACGGGGCCGAATACTGGCGGTAAAACTGTCACCTTAAAAACCCTCGGTTTAGCAGCCTTAATGGCAAAGGTGGGTTTATTCATCCCCGCCCGCGAACCTGTGGAAATGCCTTGGTTTGACCAGATATTAGCAGATATCGGTGATGAACAATCTCTCCAGCAAAGTTTATCAACATTTTCCGGGCATATCCGCCGCATTAGCCGGATTTTAAATGCTTTAGAAAACGACTCCCAACTCCCAACTCCCCACTCCCTCGTATTACTCGACGAAGTAGGCGCAGGGACAGATCCAGCCGAGGGTAGCGCCTTAGCGATCGCACTTCTGCAATATCTCGCGGAACACGCCCAGTTAACCATAGCCACAACTCACTTCGGGGAACTCAAAGCCCTGAAGTACGAAGATGCGCGGTTTGAAAATGCCTCGGTAGAATTTGATGAAGCGACTTTATCACCAACCTATCGTTTATTGTGGGGGATTCCGGGACGTTCTAATGCTTTAGCGATCGCTCTGCGTTTAGGCTTAAAACCAGAAGTAGTAGAAAATGCCAAAACCCAAGTCGGTGAAGCTTCGGACGAAGTTAACCAAGTAATTGCCGGGTTAGAAGCCCAACGCCGTCGCCAAGAAACCAAAGCCGCCGAAGCCCAAAAATTATTACAACAAGCGGAACGGTTATATAAAGAAGTTTCCGACAAAGCCGCATCCTTAGAAGAACGGGAAAAATCATTGCGGGTTTCTCAGGAAATGGCAGTTCAACAGGCGATCGCCCAAGCCAAAGGTGAAATAGCCCAAGTCATTCGCCGCTTGCAACAAGGTACACCCACCGCCCAAGATGCCCAACAAGCCACCAATGCGTTAAATCAAATTACTCAGAAATACCAGCCAGCACCAGCACCTAAGCCGAAAATTGGGTTTATGCCCAAGGTGGGCGATCGCATCCGTATTTCCCAATTTGGACAAACTGCGGAGGTTTTAACCGCCCCCGATGAAGATGGCGAGTTAAACGTCCGCTTCGGCATTATGAAAATGACAGTCAAATTGCAAGACATCGAATCTCTCGATGGACAAAAAGCCGAACCGATTGTCAAACCCAAACCAACACCAGCACCAACCACTCCGCCTCCCCAAGCCGCACCAGCCATTCGTACCTCGAAAAATACAGTAGATTTGCGGGGTAAGCGAGTAGCCGATGCCGAAATTGAATTAGACAAAGCCATTTCCGAAGCGAATGGCCCCATCTGGATTATTCACGGACATGGCACAGGGAAATTGCGTCAAGGTGTTCACGCCTTTTTGCAACAACATCCGCGAGTCAGCAGTTACGAACCAGCAGAACAAGCTGATGGTGGTAGTGGTGTTACTATTGCTCACGTTTCTTAA
- a CDS encoding M48 family metallopeptidase: protein MVLTQEQFDNLVQKLESNAYQKPKHFKQRVVFLVFIGYGYILVILSFLLWIIVTVGLIKPTSQEYGSLFLGCTFIIAIVLSVNILRSLWVRIPKPKGKKLRRSDVPQLFKLVDELSDILETPKFHNILLVNEFNAAVMQRPRLGIFGWFENYIILGLPLMQALTLEELRAVIAHEFGHLSGKHSRFAGWIYRIRYIWLQLLQQLYKQQQQPQSGVAIIDFLILIANGLGFIVFGYFFDWFVSIFTAYSFVLSRMNEYAADSYAADLVGEQYLAQALINMAVKNRYINRSFWQEIYQQADWTPQPPDAIYLLSQALHHKIPADSQQRWLKAALAEKTDTSDTHPCLSERLNALGYHVQSYENIAITTSAAEELFGKDFLENLLTQKNQEWQKANIIFWENRHTFLQDIQPKLWELEQKAEVHKLTFEEKWNLCNWTAEIRGGDAAIPLLQNLLTEQSYHAPANFLLGKILLSKQDSQGITYIENAVSCDIEMTISGYILISDFLDYEQGDTDRVKHYRNQIEQFYYRKLFSHTGLYR from the coding sequence ATGGTTCTGACACAAGAGCAATTTGATAACTTAGTACAAAAATTAGAGAGTAATGCCTATCAAAAACCAAAACACTTCAAACAGCGTGTTGTTTTTTTAGTATTTATAGGTTATGGATACATTCTGGTAATTTTGTCTTTTCTGTTATGGATCATAGTCACTGTTGGTTTAATCAAGCCAACTTCTCAAGAGTATGGTTCTCTATTTTTAGGATGTACTTTCATCATAGCTATTGTACTATCAGTAAATATTTTGCGCTCACTTTGGGTCAGAATTCCTAAACCTAAAGGAAAAAAGTTACGGCGTAGTGATGTACCACAACTATTTAAATTAGTAGATGAACTCTCTGATATTTTAGAAACTCCAAAATTCCACAATATTTTGTTAGTCAATGAGTTCAATGCTGCCGTTATGCAAAGACCGCGTTTAGGTATTTTTGGCTGGTTTGAGAATTATATAATTCTCGGTTTGCCCTTGATGCAAGCATTAACGTTAGAGGAATTGCGTGCAGTTATCGCTCATGAATTTGGACATTTATCTGGCAAACATAGTCGTTTTGCTGGTTGGATTTATCGAATTCGTTATATCTGGCTTCAATTATTACAACAATTGTATAAGCAACAACAACAGCCCCAGTCTGGAGTGGCGATTATTGATTTTTTAATACTTATAGCGAATGGGTTAGGATTTATTGTCTTTGGGTACTTTTTTGATTGGTTTGTCTCTATATTTACTGCTTACTCATTTGTCCTTTCACGGATGAATGAATATGCAGCAGATAGCTATGCAGCAGATTTAGTAGGTGAACAATATCTTGCTCAGGCACTAATTAACATGGCTGTCAAAAACAGATATATCAATAGGTCTTTTTGGCAGGAAATATATCAACAGGCAGATTGGACTCCACAACCCCCTGATGCTATATACTTGTTATCCCAAGCTTTGCATCACAAAATTCCTGCTGATAGCCAACAAAGATGGTTAAAAGCCGCTTTAGCCGAGAAGACTGATACCAGTGACACTCATCCTTGCTTATCTGAAAGACTAAATGCTTTAGGATATCATGTACAGTCTTATGAAAACATAGCAATTACAACTTCTGCTGCTGAGGAACTATTTGGCAAAGATTTTTTAGAAAACCTTTTAACACAAAAAAATCAAGAGTGGCAAAAAGCTAATATTATCTTCTGGGAAAATCGTCATACTTTCCTCCAAGATATTCAACCTAAATTATGGGAATTAGAGCAAAAAGCGGAAGTTCATAAATTAACTTTTGAGGAAAAATGGAACCTCTGTAACTGGACAGCAGAAATCAGAGGAGGCGATGCGGCTATTCCTTTACTGCAAAATCTCTTAACTGAACAGTCTTATCATGCACCAGCTAATTTTTTATTAGGAAAAATTTTATTGTCAAAACAGGATAGTCAGGGAATTACTTATATCGAAAATGCTGTGAGTTGTGATATAGAAATGACAATTTCAGGTTATATACTAATTTCTGATTTCTTAGATTATGAGCAGGGCGATACAGACAGAGTTAAGCATTATCGAAATCAGATTGAGCAATTTTATTATAGAAAATTATTTTCTCATACTGGATTATATCGTTAG
- a CDS encoding GuaB3 family IMP dehydrogenase-related protein, producing the protein MDIQLGRGKTARRAYGIDEIALVPGKRTLDPSLADTSWRIGNIERNIPIIASAMDGVVDVGMAVRLSQLGALGVLNLEGIQTRYVDPNPILDRIASVGKDEFVSLMQELYAEPIKPELIEKRIHEIKEQGGIAAVSATPAGASKFGEVVAKAGADLFFIQATVVSTAHLSPASIVTLDLAEFCRSMPIPVVLGNCVTYDVTLDLIKAGAAAVLVGIGPGAACTSRGVLGVGVPQATAIADCAAARDDYYQQTGKYVPVIADGGLITGGDICKCIACGADGVMIGSPFARAAEAPGRGFHWGMATPSPVLPRGTRIKVGTTGTLEQILTGPAGLDDGTHNLLGALKTSMGTLGAKDIKEMQQVEVVIAPSLLTEGKVYQKAQQLGMGK; encoded by the coding sequence GTGGACATTCAACTTGGGCGGGGAAAAACAGCTCGCAGGGCTTACGGAATTGATGAAATTGCACTAGTCCCCGGTAAAAGAACATTAGATCCTAGTTTGGCAGATACTAGCTGGCGGATTGGCAATATCGAGCGAAATATACCAATTATTGCTAGTGCAATGGATGGTGTAGTTGATGTAGGTATGGCTGTGCGTTTGTCACAGTTAGGTGCATTAGGTGTGCTTAACTTAGAGGGTATCCAAACTCGTTATGTTGATCCAAATCCCATCCTTGATCGGATTGCTTCTGTAGGCAAGGATGAATTTGTCTCCTTAATGCAAGAACTTTATGCCGAACCTATCAAGCCTGAATTAATTGAAAAGCGCATTCACGAAATTAAAGAACAAGGCGGTATTGCGGCTGTAAGTGCGACACCAGCAGGGGCGAGTAAATTTGGTGAAGTTGTTGCTAAGGCTGGGGCAGATTTATTCTTTATTCAAGCTACAGTCGTCTCTACAGCACATTTATCACCAGCGTCGATAGTTACCCTGGATTTGGCAGAATTTTGCCGTTCTATGCCCATACCAGTGGTGTTGGGTAACTGTGTTACCTACGATGTCACCTTGGACTTAATCAAGGCTGGTGCGGCGGCTGTATTAGTGGGTATTGGCCCTGGGGCTGCTTGTACCTCTCGTGGTGTGTTGGGTGTGGGTGTACCCCAAGCAACAGCGATCGCTGATTGTGCCGCCGCCCGCGATGATTATTATCAGCAAACTGGTAAATATGTGCCTGTAATCGCTGATGGTGGTCTAATTACTGGTGGAGATATTTGTAAATGTATTGCTTGTGGTGCTGACGGCGTGATGATTGGTTCACCCTTTGCTAGAGCTGCTGAAGCACCAGGACGCGGTTTTCATTGGGGAATGGCAACACCCAGCCCAGTTTTACCACGCGGAACTCGAATTAAAGTCGGTACAACCGGCACTCTAGAACAAATTCTCACTGGCCCAGCAGGCTTAGATGATGGTACTCACAACTTGTTAGGAGCTTTAAAAACAAGTATGGGTACATTGGGAGCCAAAGATATCAAAGAAATGCAGCAAGTTGAAGTTGTAATTGCTCCTTCCTTGTTAACGGAAGGTAAAGTTTATCAAAAAGCTCAACAATTAGGTATGGGCAAATAA
- the trxA gene encoding thioredoxin, with protein MNWQRFLGMSAAAEVTDSTFKQEVLDSSVPVLVDFWAPWCGPCRMVAPVVEEIAAQYVGQIKVVKVNTDENPQVASQYGIRSIPTLMIFKEGAKVDMVVGAVPKSTLATTLEKYL; from the coding sequence TTGAATTGGCAAAGGTTTTTAGGCATGTCAGCAGCCGCAGAAGTTACAGATTCTACTTTTAAGCAAGAAGTACTCGACAGCTCAGTACCTGTTTTGGTTGATTTTTGGGCTCCCTGGTGTGGCCCTTGCCGGATGGTAGCTCCTGTTGTCGAAGAAATTGCAGCTCAGTACGTTGGTCAAATCAAGGTTGTGAAAGTTAATACTGATGAGAATCCTCAAGTTGCCAGTCAGTATGGCATTCGCAGCATTCCCACATTAATGATTTTTAAAGAAGGAGCAAAAGTTGATATGGTCGTTGGTGCTGTACCTAAAAGTACATTAGCAACTACTTTGGAAAAGTATCTTTAG
- a CDS encoding WD40 repeat domain-containing protein produces the protein METFNQENLQDLVSVQIFKGHTNKILSLAFSSDGEMMASASEDKTIRIWHLLTNREPQVLEGHGGSSWFGGVNSIAFSPNNKILASASDDKTIKLWDINTSQEIYTLNGHEEKVYSVAFSPDGKIIASGSQDKTLKLWSIATGREISSFHGLSNDVISVIFSPDGKILASAIKDKTIKLWHLTKQKVQTINTDSDWFSDIKSIAFSPDGKTLASASQNKKIKLWDIATSKEIYSLTGHNDEVCSVVFSPNGRLLASGGKDKTVKLWYAKTGKEICTYQGFNETVYAVSFTPDGKKIAAAGGDKKIILYPSGNKP, from the coding sequence ATGGAAACATTTAATCAAGAGAATTTACAAGATTTAGTATCAGTGCAAATTTTTAAAGGCCATACCAATAAAATTCTGTCCCTTGCATTTAGTTCTGATGGAGAGATGATGGCAAGTGCTAGTGAAGATAAAACTATAAGAATTTGGCATTTATTAACGAATAGAGAACCCCAAGTTCTTGAGGGACATGGAGGATCTTCATGGTTTGGAGGTGTTAATTCAATAGCTTTCAGCCCAAATAATAAAATTTTGGCCAGCGCAAGTGATGATAAAACTATTAAGTTATGGGATATCAATACCAGTCAAGAAATTTATACTTTGAACGGACATGAAGAAAAAGTTTACTCTGTAGCTTTTAGCCCAGATGGAAAAATTATAGCTAGTGGAAGCCAAGATAAAACTTTAAAGCTATGGTCAATAGCAACTGGTAGAGAAATATCTTCCTTTCATGGTTTATCAAATGATGTGATATCTGTGATTTTTAGCCCAGATGGTAAAATTTTAGCGAGTGCTATTAAGGATAAAACTATTAAACTTTGGCATTTAACTAAACAAAAAGTTCAAACTATCAATACAGATTCGGATTGGTTTTCCGATATTAAATCTATAGCTTTCAGTCCTGATGGTAAAACTTTAGCGAGTGCTAGTCAGAACAAGAAGATTAAGTTATGGGATATAGCAACTAGTAAAGAAATCTATTCACTTACAGGACATAATGATGAGGTTTGTTCTGTGGTTTTTAGCCCTAATGGACGACTTTTAGCTAGTGGTGGTAAAGATAAGACTGTTAAACTATGGTATGCAAAAACTGGTAAAGAAATTTGTACTTATCAAGGCTTTAACGAGACAGTGTATGCTGTGTCTTTTACTCCTGATGGTAAGAAGATAGCTGCGGCTGGTGGCGATAAAAAAATCATACTTTATCCTTCTGGAAATAAACCATAA
- the petA gene encoding cytochrome f, translated as MRNAFTTASLTRSARAITKTLLIAIATVTFFFTSDIALPQSAAAYPFWAQQTYPETPREPTGRIVCANCHLAAKPTEVEVPQSVLPDTVFKAVVKIPYDTSVQQVGADGSKVGLNVGAVLMLPEGFKLAPEDRIPEELKEEVGDTYFQTYKEGSDNVVIVGPLPGEQYQEIVFPVLSPNPGTDKNIHFGKYSVHVGGNRGRGQVYPTGEKSNNTVYNASATGTISKIAKEDDGEGNVKYLVNITTEAGDVVTDTIPLGPELIVSEGQTVKSGDALTNNPNVGGFGQKDTEIVLQDSSRVGWLIAFISLVMLAQVMLVLKKKQVEKVQAAEMNF; from the coding sequence ATGAGAAATGCCTTTACAACAGCGAGTTTGACTCGCAGTGCTAGAGCAATTACCAAAACATTGCTCATAGCGATCGCTACAGTAACATTCTTCTTTACTAGCGATATTGCTTTGCCTCAAAGTGCTGCCGCTTATCCCTTCTGGGCGCAGCAAACCTATCCTGAAACTCCCCGCGAACCGACAGGTAGAATCGTTTGCGCTAACTGTCACCTAGCAGCCAAGCCCACAGAAGTCGAAGTACCTCAATCTGTACTACCCGACACAGTATTTAAAGCTGTGGTGAAAATTCCCTACGATACCAGCGTGCAGCAAGTTGGTGCAGATGGTTCCAAAGTTGGCTTAAACGTTGGTGCAGTTTTGATGCTCCCCGAAGGCTTCAAACTTGCTCCTGAAGACCGCATTCCTGAAGAACTGAAAGAAGAAGTTGGTGATACCTACTTCCAAACCTACAAAGAAGGTTCCGACAATGTTGTGATTGTTGGCCCCTTACCCGGCGAACAATATCAGGAAATTGTCTTCCCTGTTCTATCTCCTAACCCTGGAACTGACAAAAACATCCACTTTGGTAAATACTCAGTTCACGTAGGTGGTAACAGAGGACGCGGACAAGTTTATCCTACTGGTGAAAAGAGCAACAACACTGTTTACAATGCTTCCGCTACTGGCACCATCAGCAAAATTGCCAAAGAAGACGATGGTGAAGGTAACGTGAAATATTTGGTGAACATCACAACCGAAGCTGGTGATGTGGTCACTGATACAATTCCTCTCGGCCCAGAACTGATTGTTTCTGAAGGACAAACAGTAAAATCTGGTGACGCTTTGACTAATAACCCCAACGTTGGTGGTTTCGGTCAAAAAGATACAGAAATTGTGTTACAAGACTCTAGCAGAGTTGGTTGGCTAATTGCCTTTATCAGTCTGGTAATGTTAGCTCAAGTAATGCTAGTTCTCAAGAAGAAACAGGTTGAAAAAGTTCAAGCTGCTGAAATGAATTTCTAA
- the petC gene encoding cytochrome b6-f complex iron-sulfur subunit, translating into MAQFSESMDVPDMGRRQFMNLLTFGTVTGVALGALYPVVNYFIPPAAGGAGGGTTAKDSLGNDVSVSQFLDSHNVGDRTLVQGLKGDPTYIVVESKEAITDYGINAVCTHLGCVVPWNAAENKFKCPCHGSQYDATGKVVRGPAPRSLALSHAKAENDKIVLTPWTETDFRTGEEPWWA; encoded by the coding sequence ATGGCTCAATTTTCGGAATCAATGGACGTTCCCGATATGGGTCGTCGTCAATTCATGAATTTGCTCACCTTTGGGACTGTCACTGGAGTAGCTCTGGGTGCATTGTATCCCGTTGTTAACTACTTTATTCCTCCGGCGGCTGGTGGTGCTGGTGGTGGAACAACAGCAAAAGACAGCCTCGGCAACGATGTGAGCGTTAGTCAATTTCTAGACAGCCATAACGTAGGCGATCGCACCCTCGTTCAAGGATTGAAGGGCGACCCTACCTACATTGTGGTCGAAAGCAAAGAAGCAATCACCGATTACGGCATTAACGCTGTTTGCACCCACTTGGGTTGTGTTGTTCCTTGGAACGCTGCGGAAAACAAATTTAAATGCCCTTGCCACGGTTCTCAATACGACGCAACTGGTAAAGTAGTTCGAGGCCCTGCACCCCGTTCTTTGGCTTTAAGCCACGCCAAAGCCGAAAACGACAAGATTGTTCTCACACCCTGGACTGAAACCGACTTCCGCACCGGCGAAGAACCTTGGTGGGCTTAA
- a CDS encoding DUF3067 family protein: protein MTGKELHQLLLDKWGYSYDVQFRRTQGKIFLQVMWKYLEQASFPLTEAEYQEHLDTIANYLNALDGTAQVKNFIAQTRDRPRLGKAVSIPLDLGERASEWIV, encoded by the coding sequence ATGACAGGAAAGGAATTACACCAACTGTTGCTGGATAAATGGGGATATTCTTACGATGTCCAGTTCCGCCGTACCCAAGGCAAGATATTCCTGCAAGTGATGTGGAAATATCTTGAGCAAGCTTCTTTCCCCTTAACAGAGGCAGAGTACCAAGAACATCTTGATACCATCGCTAATTATCTTAATGCTTTAGATGGTACAGCACAGGTAAAAAATTTTATCGCTCAAACACGCGATCGCCCCCGCCTTGGCAAAGCTGTCAGTATCCCCCTCGATTTAGGGGAACGCGCTTCTGAGTGGATAGTGTAA
- the tatC gene encoding twin-arginine translocase subunit TatC: MTPSSEADTIINSDIDLEGQGNSETNPLDELPGEVEMSLFDHLEELRQRIFYALIAVVIFVIGCFVAVKPIVQLLEAPAAGVKFLQLAPGEYFFVSLKVAGYSGVVLSSPFILYQIIQFVLPGLTRRERRLVGPIVLGSSVLFVGGLVFAYFALIPAALRFFISYGADVVEQLWSIDKYFEFVLLLLFSTGLAFQIPIIQLLLGNLGIVSSERMLAGWRYVIMAAVILGAVLTPSTDPLTQALLAGAVLGLYMGGIGLVKLTGK; the protein is encoded by the coding sequence ATGACTCCTTCATCTGAAGCTGACACCATTATCAATTCCGATATCGACCTAGAAGGACAAGGCAACTCTGAGACCAATCCTCTTGATGAGTTGCCGGGTGAAGTCGAAATGTCTCTTTTCGACCACCTAGAAGAGTTAAGACAGCGCATATTTTATGCACTAATAGCTGTAGTCATTTTTGTGATTGGCTGTTTTGTTGCTGTCAAGCCAATTGTGCAATTACTAGAAGCACCAGCCGCCGGCGTGAAATTTCTCCAGCTTGCACCAGGGGAATATTTCTTTGTCTCTCTAAAAGTTGCTGGCTACAGTGGCGTAGTTCTTTCTAGTCCGTTTATTCTTTATCAAATTATCCAATTTGTCTTACCAGGCTTAACCCGCCGCGAACGTCGCCTAGTGGGGCCAATAGTTTTGGGGTCAAGCGTGTTATTTGTTGGTGGGTTAGTATTTGCCTATTTTGCGCTGATTCCCGCCGCATTAAGATTTTTTATTAGCTACGGCGCGGATGTAGTAGAACAACTCTGGTCAATTGATAAGTATTTTGAATTTGTATTGCTGTTGTTATTTAGCACTGGTTTAGCATTTCAAATTCCAATTATTCAATTGTTGCTAGGCAATTTAGGTATTGTTTCTTCTGAGCGAATGCTGGCTGGCTGGCGATATGTCATTATGGCAGCCGTAATTTTAGGTGCTGTCCTCACACCTTCTACCGACCCTTTAACCCAAGCTTTATTAGCCGGTGCAGTTTTAGGGCTTTATATGGGGGGAATTGGTTTAGTGAAACTCACAGGTAAGTAA